Proteins encoded by one window of Acinonyx jubatus isolate Ajub_Pintada_27869175 chromosome X, VMU_Ajub_asm_v1.0, whole genome shotgun sequence:
- the ERVS71-1 gene encoding endogenous retrovirus group S71 member 1 Env polyprotein, translating to MVTYGCGHRDQEQKLANIPGLYSCPANRKVECEGRGQYHCAKWGCETLAPWLAGQGHDPLITLLRTPDPKCKTQGKCNPTKICLKKVSSSGTFSSSWDTGHNWGLRMYAPGVDKGISFTIQRVKRKTPPNPVGPNKDMILHPPLFPTVPSQPTSQSGAPTKLELPTTGHIQNPFSPETHWLDVVDSMYAWLNSSHTEIVQDCWLCLNPKPPYYVGVATNASIGQDIEKHVVKLLNPSTTLCPWGSQPILTLGDLQGQGWYIVSPYKNSCAEVYIPSSSDTDSAQAIAYRALTGAWFACSSRITPCIAAAYFGVGTQEICILVHILPQIYLYSGEAGREHLRLFEGHSRVKRAAPVLIPLLVGLGIAGSTAIGTAGLIVGDQNFKTVSKQVDRDLGCLETSISQLEHQVESLAEVVLQNRRGLDLLFMKEGGLCVALGETCCFYANNSGVI from the coding sequence ATGGTTACCTATGGATGTGGACACAGGGATCAAGAACAAAAATTGGCTAACATACCAGGGTTATACAGTTGCCCTGCAAATAGAAAGGTCGAATGTGAAGGAAGAGGCCAATACCACTGTGCAAAATGGGGTTGTGAAACGCTGGCCCCCTGGCTGGCAGGACAGGGCCATGATCCCTTAATCACCCTCCTTAGAACTCCAGATCCCAAATGTAAGACTCAAGGAAAATGTAACCcaacaaaaatatgtttaaaaaaggtTTCTAGTTCCGGtaccttttcctcttcctgggaCACTGGACACAACTGGGGTCTCAGGATGTATGCTCCAGGAGTTGACAAAGGCATTTCCTTTACTATACAACGGGTTAAAAGAAAAACTCCACCCAATCCAGTAGGGCCAAACAAGGATATGATTTTACACCCCCCACTCTTTCCGACTGTCCCTTCCCAACCTACCTCGCAATCGGGTGCCCCCACAAAGTTGGAATTACCAACTACAGGTCATATCCAGAACCCGTTCTCCCCTGAGACCCATTGGCTAGATGTAGTAGATTCTATGTATGCTTGGCTAAATTCATCTCACACTGAGATTGTACAAGATTGTTGGCTGTGTTTAAACCCTAAACCCCCATATTATGTGGGAGTGGCTACAAATGCTAGCATTGGACAAGACATAGAAAAGCATGTCGTGAAATTGCTAAATCCAAGCACGACATTGTGCCCTTGGGGTTCACAACCAATTTTAACCCTAGGAGACCTTCAAGGGCAGGGTTGGTATATAGTGTCCCCTTACAAAAACTCTTGTGCAGAAGTGTATATTCCAAGTAGTTCAGATACTGATAGCGCCCAAGCTATAGCATACCGAGCCCTTACTGGAGCCTGGTTTGCTTGCTCATCAAGAATTACCCCCTGCATTGCAGCCGCATACTTTGGGGTTGGCACCCAAGAGATTTGTATCCTAGTTCATATTCTCCCACAAATATACCTATATAGCGGAGAAGCGGGGAGAGAACATCTACGTCTATTTGAAGGACATTCCAGGGTAAAAAGGGCAGCACCAGTCCTCATTCCACTCCTAGTGGGACTGGGAATTGCGGGATCCACAGCTATTGGAACTGCTGGACTCATTGTGGGGGACCAAAATTTCAAAACTGTAAGCAAGCAAGTGGACCGAGACCTAGGCTGCTTGGAAACTTCAATTTCTCAGCTAGAACACCAAGTAGAGTCTTTAGCCGAGGTTGtattacaaaacagaagagggcTTGATTTACTCTTCATGAAGGAAGGGGGCCTCTGCGTGGCCCTCGGAGAAACGTGCTGTTTTTATGCGAACAATTCCGGAGTAATCTGA